A part of Bacillus thuringiensis genomic DNA contains:
- a CDS encoding rhodanese-like domain-containing protein: MSTTWIILLAVIVAFIGYTVWMYFYQRKLIKTLSEEEFRAGYRKAQLIDIREADEYTAGHILGARNIPLSQIRLRHKELRKDQPVYLYCQSGFRTGRAAQYLKKQGYKDFYQLQGGFKTWTGKIKKK, from the coding sequence GTGTCAACAACTTGGATTATTTTATTAGCCGTAATCGTAGCATTCATCGGCTACACTGTATGGATGTATTTCTATCAGAGAAAATTAATTAAAACACTTTCAGAAGAAGAGTTTCGCGCTGGCTACCGTAAAGCACAGCTTATCGATATTCGCGAAGCAGACGAATATACTGCAGGGCATATTTTAGGCGCACGTAACATTCCGTTATCACAAATTCGCCTTCGTCATAAAGAACTTCGTAAAGATCAACCAGTTTACTTATACTGCCAAAGTGGATTCCGTACTGGTCGTGCGGCTCAATACTTAAAGAAACAAGGCTACAAAGATTTCTACCAATTACAAGGTGGATTCAAAACTTGGACTGGAAAAATTAAAAAGAAATAA